A single genomic interval of Macaca nemestrina isolate mMacNem1 chromosome 14, mMacNem.hap1, whole genome shotgun sequence harbors:
- the LOC105471944 gene encoding epididymal-specific lipocalin-10, which yields MRQGLLVLVLVLAAGSQVQDWYPRESHTLNWNKFSGFWYILATATDAQGFLPARDKRKLGASVIKVNKVGQLRLLLAFSRLKGCQSQEVILRKDGKKPVFRNTLKGVKAFHVLSTDYSYGLVYLRLGRAAQNYKNLLLFHRQNVSSFQSLKEFMDACDILGLSKAAVILPKDASCAHTILP from the exons atgaggcaggggctgctggtgctggtgctggtgctggctGCAGGGTCCCAGGTGCAGGACTGGTACCCCAGGGAGTCCCACACCCTCAACTGGAACAAG TTTTCAGGGTTCTGGTACATTCTGGCCACGGCCACTGATGCCCAGGGATTCTTGCCGGCCAGGGACAAAAGGAAGCTGGGGGCGTCCGTGATAAAGGTGAACAAAGTAGGCCAGCTCCGGCTGCTCCTTGCTTTCAGCCG GTTGAAGGGGTGCCAGTCCCAGGAGGTGATCCTGAGGAAAGACGGGAAGAAGCCGGTGTTCAGGAACACCT TGAAAGGGGTGAAGGCCTTCCACGTGCTGTCCACTGACTACAGCTACGGCCTCGTCTACCTCCGCCTGGGGCGCGCAGCCCAAAACTACAAGAACCTGCTGCTTTTCC ATAGACAGAACGTTTCGAGCTTCCAGAGTCTGAAGGAATTCATGGATGCGTGTGACATTCTGGGGCTCTCCAAGGCCGCCGTCATCCTCCCGAAAGACG CTTCCTGTGCACACACCATCCTGCCATGA